The following are from one region of the Silene latifolia isolate original U9 population chromosome 9, ASM4854445v1, whole genome shotgun sequence genome:
- the LOC141601025 gene encoding uncharacterized protein LOC141601025: MERNSLDPAPVIPPSNAMSDMPISPTSVASSGHFPFTASDIPGMGVDTSALDTTFRSRGILIGLQFQLDGGDGHSKDSLRSLAQILWNFSLSDLTTDLSNLGDLGALGNYPGSPFLHFDSDILLDSPEQDDIVRYIKRFLVMNLDHSYPDASVPPVDYCDIESAFLKNFPSWMINEA, encoded by the exons ATGGAGAGGAACTCATTGGATCCTGCACCTGTCATCCCACCTAGTAATGCCATGTCAGACATGCCGATTAGTCCAACATCAGTGGCATCGAGTGGCCATTTTCCATTCACTGCTTCGGATATCCCAGGGATGGGAGTAGATACTTCTGCGCTTGATACAACTTTCCGGTCGCGTGGGATCTTGATTGGATTGCAGTTTCAACTCGATGGCGGGGACGGACATTCTAAAGATTCTCTTCGGTCTTTGGCTCAAATTCTGTGGAATTTTAGCCTATCTGATCTAACCACAGATTTATCAAACTTGGGAG ATCTTGGAGCATTGGGAAATTATCCTGGCTCACCCTTTTTGCATTTCGATTCTGATATACTTCTTGATTCACCAGAGCAAGATGATATAG TTCGATACATAAAAAGGTTCCTAGTAATGAACCTAGATCATAGCTATCCGGATGCTTCTGTACCTCCAGTTGATTACTGTGATATTGAGTCAGCCTTTCTAAAGAATTTTCCTTCTTGGATGATCAATGAGGCATAA